In Treponema primitia ZAS-2, a genomic segment contains:
- a CDS encoding divergent polysaccharide deacetylase family protein has translation MGKIPRKPGPAKRKQSTKSGRKKTREPRGNSRSTARKKKAKKSSLSAILAAAAIIAAAGLVFLILLLTNPVALQTRPRNPTADTPTLPRQSPPAAPDSHNPEAPSPFNPAPVLPSKSPAEPALPAAPLTPSAAPSRPAPVHLGTLAFVIDDAGNNLWELDPFLRFPGALTIAVLPGLPHSAEAALRIRAAGKEVFLHQPMEALGGQDPGPGAIYSGMNPREIRAIIEKNIAEIGPIAGMNNHQGSKVSLDPEAMETVLAICREYGIYFLDSKTTANTAAPGLAKQMGIKIGERDVFIDNIQEKAAMIRSMEEGMKKAEQKGSAVLIGHTWSQELASTLMELYPELVERGFSLTTISRLVMGIGDEGSWY, from the coding sequence GTGGGGAAAATTCCTAGAAAGCCTGGGCCGGCTAAGCGAAAACAATCAACAAAATCCGGGCGAAAAAAAACACGGGAACCCCGGGGCAATTCCCGCAGCACAGCTCGAAAAAAGAAAGCTAAAAAATCCAGCCTCTCTGCAATCCTGGCAGCGGCGGCTATTATCGCTGCTGCGGGGCTGGTTTTTCTCATCCTATTACTGACCAACCCTGTAGCGCTCCAAACCAGGCCGCGGAATCCTACGGCGGATACTCCTACTCTGCCCCGGCAATCTCCGCCGGCGGCGCCTGACAGCCACAACCCGGAGGCGCCCTCGCCGTTCAATCCGGCGCCGGTGCTTCCGTCGAAGTCTCCCGCAGAACCGGCGCTTCCTGCGGCGCCGCTCACCCCTTCCGCCGCTCCCTCAAGACCTGCGCCGGTGCACCTGGGAACCCTGGCTTTCGTGATCGATGATGCCGGGAACAACCTTTGGGAGCTGGACCCCTTTCTGCGGTTTCCCGGTGCCCTGACCATCGCGGTGCTGCCGGGGCTGCCCCATTCTGCCGAAGCGGCTCTGCGCATCCGGGCGGCGGGGAAGGAGGTTTTTCTCCACCAGCCCATGGAAGCCCTGGGAGGCCAGGACCCGGGCCCCGGGGCTATCTACAGCGGCATGAACCCCCGGGAGATACGGGCTATTATTGAAAAAAACATCGCTGAAATTGGGCCTATTGCGGGGATGAACAACCATCAGGGCTCCAAGGTTTCCCTGGACCCGGAGGCAATGGAAACCGTACTTGCCATCTGCCGTGAATATGGCATATATTTTTTAGATTCAAAGACCACCGCAAATACCGCCGCGCCTGGGTTGGCAAAGCAGATGGGCATAAAAATAGGAGAACGGGACGTGTTTATTGACAACATACAGGAAAAGGCGGCTATGATCCGGTCAATGGAAGAGGGAATGAAAAAAGCGGAGCAAAAAGGAAGCGCGGTTTTGATCGGCCATACCTGGTCCCAGGAACTTGCCTCCACCCTGATGGAACTGTACCCGGAGCTGGTAGAAAGGGGCTTCTCCCTGACAACCATTTCCCGGCTCGTGATGGGAATCGGTGATGAAGGTTCTTGGTATTGA
- the tsaD gene encoding tRNA (adenosine(37)-N6)-threonylcarbamoyltransferase complex transferase subunit TsaD, with product MKVLGIESSCDECAAAVVEDGERVLSNVVATQIPFHAKYNGVVPEIASRMHTEWIYGVVQEALEKASLSPADIDGVAATAHPGLLGSLLVGLSFAKAFAWARKLPFIAINHMLAHLYAPRLSLTGETVQQVDYPFLGLLVSGGHSIICRVENFDDITVLGTTIDDAVGEAFDKVSKYYGFGYPGGAYIDRLAKTGNPDAFHFPMPSLHKGDHPYDLSYSGLKTAVINQLNQFRNSKAASAPDGATPASRPEDIAASFQKTAVEILLRSLLRAAEDTGLTTIVAGGGVAANSLLRARLAEKTELRCIFPPLEFCGDNGAMIAGIGYQYLARGDRSPLNVVASARVQGFKKKYP from the coding sequence ATGAAGGTTCTTGGTATTGAATCCTCCTGTGACGAATGCGCCGCAGCGGTAGTGGAGGATGGGGAACGGGTACTCTCCAATGTGGTAGCCACCCAGATCCCTTTTCACGCCAAGTACAACGGGGTGGTCCCGGAAATAGCCAGCCGTATGCATACCGAATGGATCTACGGGGTAGTGCAGGAAGCCCTGGAAAAGGCAAGCCTCAGCCCCGCAGACATTGATGGGGTTGCCGCCACCGCCCACCCGGGGCTGCTGGGGTCCCTCCTGGTGGGCCTCAGTTTTGCCAAAGCCTTTGCCTGGGCGCGGAAGCTCCCCTTTATCGCCATAAACCATATGCTAGCCCACCTCTACGCCCCCCGTCTTTCTTTAACCGGGGAAACAGTGCAGCAAGTTGATTACCCCTTTTTAGGACTCCTGGTTTCAGGCGGGCACAGCATCATTTGCAGGGTAGAGAATTTTGACGACATCACCGTCCTGGGGACCACCATCGACGATGCGGTGGGTGAAGCCTTTGACAAGGTGTCCAAATACTACGGCTTCGGCTACCCCGGGGGTGCCTACATCGACCGGCTCGCAAAAACCGGGAATCCCGATGCCTTCCATTTCCCCATGCCCAGCCTCCACAAGGGGGACCACCCCTACGACCTCTCCTACTCGGGACTCAAAACCGCGGTGATTAACCAGTTGAACCAGTTCCGCAATTCCAAAGCCGCATCAGCCCCGGACGGCGCGACCCCCGCCTCGCGGCCCGAAGATATCGCCGCCTCGTTCCAGAAAACTGCGGTAGAAATACTACTCCGCAGCCTCCTCCGGGCCGCTGAGGACACGGGGTTGACCACCATCGTAGCCGGCGGCGGGGTGGCGGCAAACTCCCTGCTCCGGGCGCGGCTCGCAGAAAAGACCGAGCTGCGCTGCATCTTCCCGCCTCTGGAATTCTGCGGGGACAACGGCGCCATGATCGCCGGCATCGGCTATCAATACCTCGCCCGGGGGGATCGCTCGCCGCTAAATGTGGTTGCTTCCGCCCGGGTACAGGGGTTTAAGAAAAAATATCCCTGA
- a CDS encoding ABC transporter substrate-binding protein, whose protein sequence is MASVFFVLGCGNSGTNKPAVNTQNAAVDQYETLEIRYQGSPGMVQPFELAEDLGYLEPLKLVYVGSGGGGPQSLQTLQTNQIDLGGSHMTGIINLLASEADPANGKLISIIGSLGSDEKTTTGLYALESSGIRTPRDLIGKIIGLNSFGAASEAFIKKYLTNGGLSPAEIEQVQLVLVPAMNAEQALRSKQIHGATLNGQTKEKAVAGGGLWELSTDVATFGPTVSNISTVTKEFAKNNPNTTRKLVEGIATAIEWSKNNPLDVVVARLRNIMEKRNREEDPAVMNYWKGFGIASEGGLMSEQDAQLWIDWLVTLGNVKEGQIKPAHLFTNEYNPYYKGK, encoded by the coding sequence ATGGCCTCAGTTTTTTTCGTTCTTGGATGCGGAAATAGCGGAACCAATAAACCGGCGGTCAATACACAAAACGCTGCTGTAGACCAGTATGAGACGCTTGAAATAAGGTACCAGGGAAGCCCTGGTATGGTACAGCCCTTTGAGTTGGCCGAAGATCTTGGGTACCTGGAACCTTTAAAGCTGGTTTATGTTGGGAGTGGCGGCGGTGGGCCGCAGTCTTTGCAGACTCTACAAACAAATCAAATCGATCTTGGTGGGTCCCACATGACCGGAATTATTAACTTGCTTGCATCGGAGGCTGATCCCGCTAATGGAAAATTGATAAGCATCATTGGTTCCCTTGGCAGTGATGAAAAGACGACCACTGGTTTATATGCTTTGGAAAGCAGCGGTATCCGAACCCCACGGGATCTTATCGGCAAGATAATAGGTTTAAATAGTTTCGGCGCCGCATCTGAGGCTTTTATCAAAAAATATCTTACTAACGGAGGACTTAGCCCTGCGGAGATAGAACAGGTACAGCTTGTACTTGTCCCTGCCATGAATGCTGAACAGGCCCTGCGCTCAAAACAAATTCATGGGGCTACCCTGAACGGACAAACAAAAGAAAAAGCGGTAGCCGGCGGCGGGCTTTGGGAATTGAGCACCGATGTGGCAACCTTTGGGCCCACGGTTTCCAATATCAGTACCGTTACCAAAGAATTTGCAAAGAATAATCCTAATACAACCAGAAAACTGGTAGAGGGCATAGCGACGGCTATAGAATGGTCCAAGAATAACCCACTGGATGTGGTTGTTGCCCGGTTGAGGAACATTATGGAAAAAAGAAATCGGGAGGAGGATCCGGCTGTAATGAATTATTGGAAGGGTTTTGGCATTGCCAGCGAGGGGGGGCTCATGTCTGAGCAGGATGCTCAGTTGTGGATAGACTGGCTCGTGACTTTGGGAAATGTAAAGGAGGGGCAAATAAAACCTGCCCACTTGTTTACCAATGAATATAATCCCTATTACAAGGGCAAATAA
- a CDS encoding ABC transporter ATP-binding protein — MPRQRAIKIQSKGLNMSFVLRPQKKGKIGGPDLPGSFIALKDVNLEVLEGEFMVLVGPSGCGKTTFLHLLGGLERATGGAIYIDGKPINGPGLDRGIVFQQYALLPWKTALGNVEFGLEVKKVAKKERIAIAKRYLTLVGLDGFEDRYPHELSGGMKQRVAIARSLAYDPDILLMDEPFAALDAQTRETLQDELLRIWETTGKTIVFITHSIDEAVYLGQRVAIMTSKPGRIKQVVDISLPSSRQDIDDLRSDPEFVRIRHIVWELLREEVKKAQSEKIQKGLEKNNGIDLTVNLKEVV, encoded by the coding sequence ATGCCTAGACAAAGGGCGATAAAAATTCAGTCAAAAGGCCTCAATATGAGTTTTGTGCTGAGACCTCAAAAAAAAGGCAAAATTGGTGGACCGGATCTGCCAGGGAGTTTTATCGCACTGAAGGATGTGAATCTTGAGGTCCTGGAAGGCGAATTTATGGTACTGGTGGGACCCAGCGGATGTGGAAAGACTACTTTTTTGCACTTGCTGGGAGGACTGGAAAGAGCAACCGGCGGTGCCATTTATATCGACGGTAAACCCATAAACGGGCCTGGGCTTGACCGGGGTATAGTGTTTCAACAATATGCCCTCCTGCCATGGAAAACAGCTTTGGGAAATGTAGAATTCGGCCTGGAAGTTAAAAAGGTAGCTAAAAAGGAACGAATAGCAATTGCAAAACGTTACCTTACCTTGGTGGGGTTAGATGGTTTTGAGGATAGGTATCCCCACGAACTTTCAGGTGGAATGAAGCAGCGGGTCGCTATTGCCCGGAGCCTGGCCTATGACCCGGATATACTCCTCATGGATGAACCTTTTGCGGCTCTGGACGCACAGACTCGCGAAACCCTGCAGGATGAATTGTTACGCATTTGGGAAACTACCGGAAAAACTATCGTGTTTATAACCCATTCTATTGATGAAGCGGTCTATCTGGGACAACGGGTAGCAATAATGACAAGTAAACCAGGGAGAATCAAGCAGGTTGTAGATATATCATTACCCTCTTCACGGCAGGATATTGACGATTTGCGGTCGGACCCTGAATTTGTACGGATTCGGCATATAGTTTGGGAATTATTGCGAGAGGAAGTTAAAAAAGCTCAAAGTGAGAAGATCCAAAAGGGGCTGGAAAAAAATAATGGAATAGATCTTACGGTCAACTTGAAAGAGGTTGTTTAA
- a CDS encoding type II toxin-antitoxin system PemK/MazF family toxin yields the protein MVRGEIWWTELPPPRGSEPAKRRPVLVIQGDTYNRSALSTVICAVLTSNLELAKAPPNFLLEKAVSGLEKTSAINFSQIFTIDKSYLLEQVSMLPKSVMEKINAGIKQIFELPE from the coding sequence ATGGTTCGGGGTGAAATCTGGTGGACGGAATTGCCGCCGCCCAGGGGATCGGAGCCGGCAAAACGGCGGCCTGTTCTGGTTATCCAGGGGGACACCTATAACCGCAGCGCCCTTAGTACGGTAATTTGCGCAGTCCTTACTTCAAACCTGGAACTTGCCAAGGCGCCCCCAAATTTTCTATTGGAGAAGGCTGTTTCCGGTCTGGAAAAAACATCTGCTATTAATTTTTCCCAGATTTTCACGATTGATAAATCCTATCTTTTAGAACAGGTTTCCATGCTTCCCAAAAGTGTTATGGAAAAAATCAATGCGGGGATAAAGCAGATATTTGAACTTCCGGAATAA
- the pepT gene encoding peptidase T, with translation MATKISDIDDSRLSELVIPRFLKYVRYWTTSDPNVKETPSTPGQWDLAKALAEELRGLGLTDVDLTDHCYVIARLPPSPGRESRQTVGFLAHLDTASDVSGKDVKPQLVKNYDGQKIQLTGTNVLDPKEDTSLAAQKGKAIIHTDGSTLLGADDKAGIAEIMGALEWLLSHPEIPHGPVEIIFTPDEETGKGLPEFPLERIKSAACYTLDGGPWGELELECFNAYVTTVNFQGKAIHPGYARGIMANAVLMAASFATMLPRSESPEATDGYYGYYYPMEITGNPESASLKINIRDFEQSGIERRIAALESFLPAVQAQFPGGSITMNTDLQYLNMKKKIDARPEVLEILQKAASNLGIESYLKPIRGGTDGSRLTELGIPTPNIFTGGRNWHSRTEWAAVSEMIAACKLVIELIRSWGEV, from the coding sequence ATGGCTACCAAAATCAGCGATATCGACGATTCCCGGCTCTCGGAGCTGGTGATACCCCGTTTTCTGAAATATGTCCGGTACTGGACCACCAGCGATCCCAATGTTAAGGAAACCCCTTCTACCCCCGGCCAATGGGACCTGGCAAAAGCCCTGGCTGAAGAACTGCGGGGTCTTGGGCTTACGGACGTAGACCTAACGGATCATTGCTATGTCATAGCCCGGCTGCCCCCCAGCCCGGGCAGGGAATCCCGACAGACTGTGGGATTTTTGGCCCACCTGGATACCGCCTCGGATGTCTCGGGCAAGGATGTTAAGCCCCAATTGGTTAAAAACTACGATGGGCAAAAAATACAACTAACCGGCACCAATGTTCTTGACCCAAAAGAGGACACCTCCCTTGCCGCTCAGAAGGGGAAGGCCATTATTCACACCGACGGCTCCACCCTCCTGGGGGCGGATGACAAGGCGGGCATTGCGGAAATTATGGGCGCCCTGGAATGGCTCCTTTCCCACCCGGAGATTCCCCACGGGCCGGTGGAAATTATCTTTACCCCGGACGAAGAAACCGGCAAGGGCCTTCCGGAATTTCCCCTGGAGCGCATCAAATCTGCTGCCTGCTATACCCTGGATGGCGGCCCCTGGGGTGAGCTTGAGCTTGAATGTTTTAACGCCTATGTCACAACGGTTAATTTTCAAGGGAAGGCCATACATCCCGGCTATGCCCGGGGGATCATGGCCAATGCAGTCCTCATGGCGGCTTCCTTCGCCACTATGCTCCCCCGGTCGGAGAGCCCGGAAGCTACCGATGGCTATTACGGTTACTACTACCCCATGGAAATTACAGGCAATCCGGAAAGCGCTTCCCTGAAAATTAATATCCGGGACTTTGAACAATCCGGCATAGAGCGGCGGATTGCGGCTCTGGAATCTTTTTTACCTGCAGTACAGGCCCAGTTCCCCGGAGGGTCAATCACTATGAATACGGATCTCCAGTATCTTAACATGAAGAAAAAAATTGACGCCCGGCCGGAAGTGCTGGAAATACTTCAAAAAGCAGCCTCTAATCTGGGAATCGAATCCTATCTTAAGCCTATACGGGGCGGCACCGATGGTTCACGGCTTACAGAGCTGGGGATACCCACCCCCAATATCTTTACCGGGGGCCGGAACTGGCACAGCCGCACCGAATGGGCGGCGGTCTCCGAGATGATCGCGGCTTGCAAACTGGTGATCGAACTAATACGGAGCTGGGGAGAAGTATAA
- a CDS encoding ABC transporter permease: MSEIILEAVTDKCDNKVGSIKKNIDPFVWVIIKRILLLSLLISAWEIAPRKDWVDHTFLPPLSLILAEFKKMIMSGALWRHVSISLFRSIAGFSIAIGIGIPLGLVIGWYKTMSDLLTLPIEVFRNTSALAMLPVFMLFMGIGEASKFTIVAFACLWPIILNTISGIKNVDPLLIMLARSMGLTNAVMFRKIIIPAAIPSIFTGLRISSAAAVLVIIAAEMVGAKSGLGYLITNAQYSFMIPRMYVGILTTMILGVSINYLILGIENKFTSWKPKSSP, from the coding sequence ATGAGTGAAATAATCCTGGAAGCGGTCACAGACAAGTGTGATAACAAGGTGGGAAGTATAAAAAAAAATATTGATCCCTTTGTGTGGGTTATTATAAAAAGGATACTCCTCTTAAGCTTATTAATAAGCGCTTGGGAGATTGCACCCCGTAAGGACTGGGTAGATCATACCTTCCTCCCTCCCTTGTCCTTGATCCTAGCTGAATTTAAAAAAATGATAATGTCAGGAGCCCTTTGGCGCCATGTATCTATCAGCCTTTTTAGATCAATTGCAGGTTTTTCCATAGCCATAGGAATTGGGATACCTCTGGGACTGGTTATAGGCTGGTATAAAACCATGTCTGATCTGCTTACCCTACCCATTGAGGTATTCAGAAATACCTCTGCCCTGGCGATGTTACCTGTTTTTATGTTATTTATGGGGATAGGAGAGGCGTCCAAGTTTACCATTGTAGCCTTTGCCTGTCTCTGGCCTATTATCTTGAATACCATCAGTGGAATAAAAAATGTGGATCCTCTGCTCATCATGCTGGCCAGATCCATGGGACTGACCAATGCGGTTATGTTTCGAAAAATCATCATACCTGCGGCTATACCCTCCATATTTACAGGGCTGCGGATTTCATCTGCAGCGGCAGTGTTGGTGATTATCGCCGCCGAAATGGTGGGCGCTAAATCCGGTTTGGGCTATCTCATCACCAATGCTCAATACAGTTTCATGATACCCCGGATGTACGTTGGGATTCTTACCACCATGATATTGGGAGTATCAATAAATTATCTGATTTTAGGAATCGAAAACAAATTTACCTCATGGAAACCAAAATCTAGTCCATAA
- a CDS encoding sigma-70 family RNA polymerase sigma factor, with product MEKKQLTSQSENALQTYFDQIKGIPLLSFEEELELSKRIQQGDDAARNRLIEANLRLVVKIARSYMTSDMPFMDIIQEGNLGLMHAAEKYDHKKQVRFSTYACWWIRQSITRSLTNKRRAIRLPHRKELLLKRIQRAYHSLSQTLMHKPTSNDLAIEIGIPVEEIEFILRMTSSLISLDMDAGTDESITVADLQEDFTYSPERAFMKKSSRLETIRFLNRLKDREKSILLDRYQLNGGERPTLKSIGDKMGISTETVRQIELRALKKMQPHAEELKTCMYLEAI from the coding sequence ATGGAAAAGAAACAACTTACCAGCCAATCTGAAAATGCGTTACAAACCTACTTTGATCAGATCAAAGGGATTCCCCTTTTGAGTTTCGAAGAAGAGCTGGAATTATCAAAAAGAATACAGCAAGGGGATGACGCCGCCCGCAACCGGCTTATTGAGGCCAATCTGCGACTGGTGGTAAAAATCGCCCGTTCCTATATGACCTCGGATATGCCCTTCATGGATATCATTCAGGAAGGAAACCTCGGACTTATGCATGCGGCAGAAAAATACGATCATAAGAAGCAGGTTCGCTTCTCAACCTATGCCTGCTGGTGGATCCGCCAATCCATCACCCGTTCTCTGACCAACAAGCGTCGGGCTATACGGTTGCCCCACCGGAAGGAACTGCTGCTGAAAAGAATCCAACGGGCCTATCATTCCCTCAGTCAGACTCTGATGCACAAGCCTACCAGTAATGATCTTGCAATAGAAATTGGAATTCCGGTTGAGGAAATCGAATTCATCCTGCGTATGACCAGTAGTCTGATCTCCCTGGATATGGATGCCGGAACCGATGAATCAATAACCGTGGCGGATCTTCAGGAGGATTTTACCTACAGTCCCGAACGGGCGTTCATGAAAAAATCTTCCCGGCTCGAAACTATCCGATTTCTGAACCGTCTCAAGGACCGGGAAAAAAGCATACTCCTGGATCGCTACCAGCTCAACGGCGGGGAACGGCCTACCCTCAAGTCAATAGGCGATAAGATGGGCATCTCCACAGAAACTGTGCGGCAAATTGAACTGCGAGCCTTGAAAAAAATGCAGCCTCATGCGGAGGAATTGAAAACTTGTATGTATCTGGAAGCAATATAG
- a CDS encoding pyridoxamine 5'-phosphate oxidase family protein encodes MSILTREIIDLIQSDKSIKIIATTDEQGSPHAVAREDFLVLDDGLIVFAEWRESSRTNSNLVRAIYFGNYVSLSVFNDRGHSFQIKVKPVRFDFYSPLFKQFFAAIRKKRGDDSDITGLWYLAPVDIRNENPEIRKKEEDVLHPHFRYLDRSSIRPGVNSL; translated from the coding sequence ATGAGTATATTGACACGGGAAATTATTGATCTGATTCAAAGTGACAAATCGATCAAAATAATAGCCACCACTGATGAACAGGGGAGTCCCCATGCGGTTGCGAGAGAGGATTTTCTGGTATTGGATGATGGTCTTATTGTATTTGCGGAATGGCGGGAATCTTCCCGTACAAACAGTAATTTGGTCCGGGCTATTTATTTTGGCAATTATGTATCTTTGTCGGTCTTTAATGACCGGGGACATTCCTTCCAGATTAAGGTAAAGCCTGTTCGTTTTGATTTTTATAGCCCCCTGTTTAAGCAGTTTTTTGCAGCCATAAGGAAAAAACGCGGAGATGATTCGGATATTACCGGACTATGGTACCTGGCTCCGGTTGATATTAGAAATGAAAACCCGGAGATTCGGAAGAAAGAAGAAGATGTTTTACATCCCCATTTCCGATATCTGGACCGATCAAGTATCAGGCCGGGGGTGAATTCCTTGTAA
- a CDS encoding radical SAM protein, translated as MNLENASSVLKDTAERFQDIPPTILFKTDASLRGIRATDSAEVLALKNGYLFETTNGGKKKYILDGFFTSDGLNLEKPRFPGESSQSKDQDIRLEGSSPYVLDTIDDQFWIFENNKPVEQVFLSSYAEYYGKKTSRGTPMEEVVSVVPNGCLTVDVYGYCHFWKEGIPCKYCSLVGDYIKGGSKQTEESLQDITETITEALKEKGRWQGFRVTAGSDPRGETPYDYEADEYLKVMGAIERGAGTKDLNCRLVVSALGKEHWKKLKAAGVSAVEPHLEVWDRKMFAEICPGKNKYNGYDYWWDSALNAVEIYGRGNVCNQVVGGAELAKPYGFKTIEEGLESTLTGAEIMAQHGVSTTLCVLWVRKPSVFYREGQTPPSLEYYARLTRGLYELRKKYHIPVGFNDYRRCGHVDSSLSRLDYPYITV; from the coding sequence ATGAATTTAGAAAATGCAAGTTCTGTTTTGAAGGATACCGCTGAACGTTTTCAGGATATTCCGCCGACCATTTTATTCAAAACCGATGCTTCCCTGCGGGGGATCAGGGCGACCGATAGTGCGGAGGTGTTGGCGCTAAAAAATGGCTATCTCTTTGAGACTACAAATGGAGGAAAGAAAAAATACATCCTTGATGGATTTTTTACCAGCGATGGATTGAATCTTGAAAAGCCGAGATTCCCCGGAGAAAGTTCCCAGTCGAAGGATCAGGATATACGCCTTGAAGGCAGTTCCCCCTATGTCCTAGATACAATTGATGATCAGTTTTGGATCTTTGAAAACAATAAACCGGTAGAACAGGTATTTCTTTCCAGTTATGCAGAATATTATGGAAAAAAAACCAGTCGCGGAACCCCTATGGAAGAGGTGGTTTCCGTCGTTCCCAATGGCTGCCTTACGGTTGATGTCTATGGATATTGTCATTTTTGGAAAGAGGGAATTCCCTGTAAGTATTGCAGTTTGGTTGGGGATTATATTAAGGGTGGTTCAAAACAAACAGAAGAAAGTTTGCAGGATATAACGGAGACCATAACAGAAGCGCTGAAAGAAAAAGGCCGTTGGCAGGGATTCCGGGTTACCGCAGGGTCCGATCCCAGGGGAGAAACACCCTATGATTATGAGGCCGATGAATACCTCAAGGTTATGGGAGCGATAGAAAGGGGAGCTGGTACCAAAGATCTTAACTGCCGGCTTGTGGTAAGCGCTCTGGGTAAAGAACATTGGAAAAAACTCAAAGCCGCAGGGGTATCCGCAGTGGAGCCTCACCTTGAGGTATGGGATCGAAAAATGTTTGCTGAAATTTGTCCGGGAAAGAATAAATACAACGGGTATGATTATTGGTGGGATAGCGCCCTTAATGCGGTGGAAATATATGGAAGGGGCAATGTATGTAATCAAGTGGTAGGGGGCGCTGAATTGGCAAAACCCTATGGATTTAAAACTATTGAAGAGGGTCTGGAATCTACCTTGACGGGTGCCGAAATTATGGCCCAGCATGGGGTTAGTACTACCCTCTGTGTATTATGGGTCCGAAAGCCATCGGTGTTTTATCGGGAAGGGCAGACTCCTCCGTCATTGGAATATTATGCCCGCCTTACCAGGGGTTTATATGAACTGCGTAAAAAATATCATATCCCGGTTGGTTTTAATGATTATCGTCGTTGCGGTCATGTGGATTCTTCCCTTAGCCGTCTTGATTACCCCTACATAACTGTTTAA
- a CDS encoding glycerol-3-phosphate O-acyltransferase yields the protein METLSGKFKEQIQKAVRLSKVSTVVTEQDVYQEGDQNVLPFLHKMVETLVLPGSGISGFEHLKELLEKANAGHSCLLFVEHYSNMDLSAFHYLLQKEPDPGKAIADALVAIAGIKLNEENPVVAAFTGAHTRLVIYPSRSLSHLDPVKDRAELVRSNGINRAAMKALSDIKVKGKLILVFPSGTRYRPWDPQTKKGVREIDSYIKSFEYMCMVAINGEVLHVSPGDMMDDFVSEDVVRYTAGPVLSCAEFRSAARAVAEAAGVEDKKQAVVDTIMERLEEMHIAGEADRQGYLKK from the coding sequence ATGGAAACACTAAGCGGGAAATTCAAGGAACAAATACAGAAAGCGGTACGGCTTTCAAAAGTCTCTACGGTGGTGACCGAACAGGATGTCTACCAGGAAGGGGACCAGAATGTCCTGCCCTTTCTGCATAAGATGGTGGAAACCCTGGTCCTGCCCGGTTCGGGTATCTCCGGCTTTGAGCACCTGAAGGAACTGCTGGAAAAGGCCAACGCCGGCCATTCCTGCCTCCTCTTTGTGGAACATTACAGCAATATGGATCTGTCAGCCTTCCATTATCTTTTACAGAAGGAACCGGACCCGGGCAAAGCCATCGCCGATGCCCTGGTAGCCATTGCGGGGATCAAGCTTAACGAAGAAAACCCGGTGGTGGCGGCCTTCACCGGCGCCCATACCCGGCTGGTCATTTATCCCAGCCGTTCACTGTCCCACCTGGACCCTGTAAAGGACCGGGCCGAACTAGTCCGCAGTAACGGCATCAACCGGGCCGCCATGAAAGCCTTGAGCGATATTAAGGTGAAGGGCAAACTGATCCTGGTCTTCCCTTCCGGAACCCGGTACCGGCCCTGGGATCCCCAAACCAAGAAGGGTGTCCGGGAAATTGATTCCTATATAAAATCCTTTGAATATATGTGCATGGTAGCCATAAATGGAGAAGTCCTCCACGTCAGCCCGGGTGACATGATGGATGATTTCGTCAGCGAAGATGTGGTGCGCTACACCGCAGGGCCGGTCCTCTCCTGCGCCGAATTCCGCAGTGCCGCCCGGGCCGTAGCCGAAGCTGCCGGGGTAGAGGACAAGAAGCAAGCCGTGGTGGATACGATCATGGAAAGGCTGGAAGAAATGCACATTGCCGGCGAGGCGGACCGGCAAGGATATCTGAAAAAATAA